Proteins encoded within one genomic window of Clostridia bacterium:
- the tpiA gene encoding triose-phosphate isomerase, producing MRRPLVAGNWKMHKTTGEALGLVNGLLALLPGDPADRGEVEVVVCPPFTALWPCGQRLAHDERVRLGAQDVFWAPEGAYTGAVSPAMLLDVGCEYVIVGHSERRAVFHEADDEAARKAAAAAAAGLHVIFCVGETLEERDAGRTREVVARKLAPLWASLPEPPSGMGGAAPARAAAGGGTKPEGATLRLSVAYEPVWAIGTGRAAQPDDAAEVAGWIREAAAAAWGRPAADALRVLYGGSVKPENAGAFLGRREIDGALVGGASLDAQAFAAIVAAARGKAANA from the coding sequence GTGCGCCGACCGCTCGTCGCCGGCAACTGGAAGATGCACAAGACGACGGGCGAGGCCCTCGGCCTCGTGAACGGGCTGCTCGCCCTCCTGCCGGGCGACCCGGCGGACCGGGGCGAGGTCGAGGTCGTGGTGTGCCCGCCGTTCACCGCGCTCTGGCCCTGCGGCCAGCGCCTCGCGCACGACGAGCGCGTGCGCCTGGGCGCGCAGGACGTCTTCTGGGCTCCGGAGGGCGCCTACACCGGCGCCGTTTCGCCCGCCATGCTCCTCGACGTCGGCTGCGAGTACGTGATCGTGGGCCACTCGGAGCGGCGCGCCGTCTTCCACGAGGCGGACGACGAAGCGGCGCGCAAGGCGGCGGCCGCCGCGGCGGCGGGGCTGCACGTCATCTTCTGCGTGGGAGAGACGCTTGAAGAGCGGGACGCCGGCCGCACGCGGGAGGTCGTCGCGCGCAAGCTGGCGCCGCTGTGGGCAAGCCTGCCGGAGCCGCCGTCCGGGATGGGCGGGGCGGCCCCCGCGCGGGCGGCCGCGGGCGGCGGCACAAAGCCGGAAGGTGCGACGCTCCGCCTATCCGTGGCCTACGAACCCGTATGGGCGATCGGCACGGGGCGCGCCGCCCAGCCGGACGACGCCGCGGAGGTGGCGGGCTGGATCCGCGAGGCGGCCGCGGCCGCGTGGGGCCGCCCCGCCGCGGACGCGCTGCGCGTGCTCTACGGCGGCAGCGTCAAGCCCGAGAACGCCGGCGCGTTCCTCGGCCGCCGGGAGATCGACGGCGCGCTGGTCGGCGGCGCCAGCCTCGACGCCCAGGCGTTCGCCGCGATCGTCGCGGCGGCACGCGGGAAGGCGGCCAACGCATGA
- a CDS encoding sodium-translocating pyrophosphatase yields the protein MPANANLIVLAPVAATLCVLTALRLARRVRRAGAGTPEMQAIARAIERGASVFLRQEFRAVARFVAVVALAMVAASAWGVAGMRPATAFTFVLGASASLLAGYIGMRIAVQANVRTADAAASGVAPALRLAHSGGSVTGLMVVGLGLWGLLLALGVVDLRDAASFAAFNGFAFGASSIALFARVGGGIFTKAADVGADIVGKLETGLAEDDPRNPAVIADNVGDNVGDVAGMSADLFESYVGSIVAAVGLAVNQRLGDHAVALPFVLAAVGALASIAAIWAANIGRPQDGAEAAAALRRGVVLAGGLFAAGAAALGALGAAAWTHVATAILGLAGGVVLGALSEYYTAPGRGPVREVAAAARTGPATVVLSGFAWGMLSAALPVLAVSGIALAAYMLDGLYGIAVASVGMLAITGSIMAVDAYGPIADNAGGIAEMARLPKGVREVTDQLDALGNSTAAVGKGLAIGSAALTALALFSAFTEAARLPSLSLLDAPTLVGLLLGAVTPYVFAAWAIRAVERAAGEMVEEVRRQFREVRGLLQGEADPDPERCVAISSRAALKEMVLPGVAAVAIPIAVGVILGRSALGGLLAGAAASGVVLAVTMANAGAAWDNAKKEIEAGLHGGKGSPAHAAAVVGDTVGDPFKDTAGPSLNILIKVMCVVALLAAPLLR from the coding sequence ATGCCCGCGAATGCGAACCTGATCGTTCTCGCCCCCGTCGCCGCCACGCTGTGCGTGCTGACGGCGCTGCGCCTGGCGAGGAGGGTGCGCCGCGCCGGCGCGGGAACGCCCGAAATGCAGGCCATCGCGCGCGCGATCGAGCGCGGCGCCAGCGTGTTCCTGCGCCAGGAGTTCCGCGCCGTGGCGCGCTTCGTCGCCGTGGTGGCGCTGGCGATGGTCGCCGCCTCCGCCTGGGGCGTCGCCGGCATGCGGCCGGCGACGGCCTTCACGTTCGTGCTGGGCGCGTCGGCGTCGCTGTTGGCGGGCTACATCGGCATGCGGATCGCGGTGCAGGCGAACGTGCGCACCGCCGACGCCGCGGCGAGCGGCGTGGCGCCGGCGCTGAGGCTGGCGCACAGCGGCGGCAGCGTGACCGGCTTGATGGTCGTCGGGCTGGGCCTCTGGGGCTTGCTCCTCGCCTTGGGCGTCGTCGACCTGCGTGACGCGGCGTCGTTCGCCGCGTTCAACGGGTTCGCCTTCGGCGCGAGCTCCATCGCGCTGTTCGCCCGCGTCGGCGGCGGGATCTTCACCAAGGCCGCGGACGTCGGCGCGGACATCGTCGGGAAGCTGGAGACCGGCCTCGCCGAGGACGACCCGCGCAACCCGGCGGTGATCGCCGACAACGTGGGGGACAACGTCGGCGACGTGGCCGGCATGAGCGCGGACCTCTTCGAGTCCTACGTGGGGTCGATCGTCGCGGCGGTCGGGCTCGCGGTGAACCAGCGGCTCGGCGACCACGCGGTCGCGTTGCCGTTCGTGCTCGCCGCGGTCGGCGCGCTCGCCTCGATCGCGGCCATCTGGGCGGCGAACATCGGCCGGCCGCAGGACGGCGCGGAAGCGGCCGCCGCATTGCGCAGGGGCGTCGTGCTGGCCGGCGGGCTCTTCGCCGCCGGGGCGGCGGCGCTGGGCGCCCTGGGCGCGGCGGCCTGGACGCACGTGGCGACGGCGATCCTGGGCCTCGCGGGCGGCGTCGTCCTCGGCGCGCTGTCGGAGTACTACACGGCGCCCGGGCGCGGTCCCGTGCGGGAGGTGGCCGCGGCGGCCCGCACAGGCCCGGCGACCGTCGTGCTGAGCGGGTTCGCCTGGGGCATGCTGAGCGCGGCGCTGCCCGTTCTGGCGGTTTCGGGCATCGCGCTGGCGGCGTACATGCTCGACGGGCTCTACGGCATCGCGGTCGCGTCCGTCGGCATGCTCGCCATCACCGGCTCCATCATGGCCGTCGACGCCTACGGGCCCATCGCCGACAACGCCGGCGGCATCGCGGAGATGGCGCGGCTGCCCAAGGGTGTGCGCGAGGTTACGGACCAGCTCGACGCGCTCGGCAACAGCACGGCGGCGGTCGGCAAGGGGCTGGCCATCGGTTCCGCGGCGCTCACGGCGCTCGCGCTCTTCTCCGCATTCACGGAAGCCGCGCGCCTGCCGTCCCTCAGCCTGCTCGACGCGCCCACGCTTGTCGGCCTGCTCCTCGGTGCCGTGACGCCGTACGTCTTCGCCGCCTGGGCGATCCGCGCCGTCGAGCGGGCGGCCGGCGAGATGGTCGAGGAGGTGCGCCGCCAGTTCCGGGAGGTCCGCGGCCTTTTGCAGGGCGAGGCGGACCCGGACCCGGAGCGCTGCGTGGCCATCAGCTCAAGGGCCGCGCTCAAGGAGATGGTGCTGCCTGGCGTGGCGGCGGTCGCGATCCCGATCGCGGTCGGCGTGATCCTGGGGCGCTCGGCGCTTGGCGGGCTGCTCGCGGGCGCTGCGGCGTCGGGCGTGGTCCTGGCCGTCACGATGGCGAACGCCGGCGCCGCGTGGGACAACGCGAAGAAGGAGATCGAGGCGGGACTCCACGGCGGCAAGGGCAGCCCCGCGCACGCCGCCGCCGTCGTGGGCGACACCGTGGGAGACCCGTTCAAGGACACGGCCGGCCCGTCGCTCAACATCCTCATCAAGGTGATGTGCGTCGTCGCCCTATTGGCCGCGCCGCTTTTGAGATAA
- the eno gene encoding phosphopyruvate hydratase encodes MSTIVSVRALEILDSRGNPTVEVVVELDDGARGVAKVPSGASTGTNEAVELRDKDRARYRGKGVRNAVSHVEGPIAEAIVGFDAFDQTLIDQTLIELDGTPNKGRLGANAILGASLAVARAAAQSAGLPLYRYLGGPAGRVLPVPLMNVLNGGAHADNNVDLQEFMLAPVGFERFADALRAGAETYHALHELLNERGLATGVGDEGGFAPNLARNEDALELLVRAIERAGYRPGEQVALALDAAASEFHKDGAYHLAGEGRRLDAGELIDLYERWLGQFPLVSIEDGMAEDDWDGWRELTRRLGSRLQLVGDDLFVTNPAIIQRGQREGVANAVLIKLNQIGTLTETLDAIDTTRSFGWRAIVSHRSGETDDATIADLAVATRAGQIKTGAPARGERVAKYNRLLWIEDELEGAATFAGRGAFAAAR; translated from the coding sequence ATGTCGACGATCGTTTCGGTGCGGGCGCTGGAAATCCTGGACTCCCGCGGCAACCCGACGGTCGAGGTCGTCGTGGAGCTGGATGACGGCGCGCGCGGCGTCGCGAAGGTGCCGTCGGGGGCCTCCACGGGCACGAACGAGGCCGTCGAGCTGCGCGACAAGGATCGCGCGCGCTACCGCGGCAAGGGCGTGCGCAACGCGGTGAGCCACGTGGAGGGTCCGATCGCCGAGGCGATCGTGGGCTTCGACGCGTTTGACCAGACCCTCATCGACCAGACGCTCATCGAGCTCGACGGCACGCCGAACAAGGGCCGCCTGGGGGCCAACGCCATTCTCGGAGCGTCGCTGGCCGTCGCTCGCGCGGCCGCGCAGTCGGCCGGGCTGCCGCTCTACCGGTACCTGGGCGGGCCCGCCGGCCGCGTGCTGCCCGTGCCGCTCATGAACGTGCTCAACGGCGGCGCGCACGCCGACAACAACGTGGACCTGCAGGAGTTCATGCTCGCGCCGGTCGGCTTCGAGCGTTTCGCCGACGCGCTGCGCGCCGGCGCGGAGACGTACCATGCCCTGCACGAGCTTCTGAACGAGCGCGGCCTCGCGACGGGCGTCGGCGACGAAGGCGGCTTCGCGCCGAACCTCGCCCGTAACGAGGACGCGCTGGAGCTGCTCGTCCGCGCGATTGAGCGCGCCGGCTACCGCCCGGGAGAGCAGGTGGCGCTCGCGCTCGACGCGGCCGCGTCCGAGTTCCACAAGGATGGCGCCTACCACCTGGCCGGCGAGGGACGCCGCCTCGACGCCGGGGAACTGATCGATCTCTATGAGCGGTGGCTCGGCCAGTTCCCGCTCGTGAGCATCGAGGACGGCATGGCGGAGGACGACTGGGACGGGTGGCGGGAACTGACCCGGCGTCTCGGCTCGCGGCTGCAGCTGGTCGGCGACGACCTCTTCGTCACGAATCCGGCGATCATTCAGCGTGGCCAGCGCGAGGGCGTGGCCAACGCCGTGCTCATCAAGCTGAACCAGATCGGCACGCTCACCGAGACCCTTGACGCCATCGACACCACGCGCAGCTTCGGGTGGCGGGCGATCGTGTCCCACCGTTCCGGCGAGACGGACGACGCCACGATCGCCGACTTGGCTGTCGCCACGCGCGCCGGGCAGATCAAGACGGGCGCCCCCGCGCGAGGGGAGCGCGTCGCGAAGTACAACCGCCTGCTCTGGATCGAGGACGAGCTGGAAGGCGCCGCGACGTTTGCGGGACGCGGCGCGTTCGCCGCCGCCCGCTGA
- a CDS encoding 2,3-bisphosphoglycerate-independent phosphoglycerate mutase, with the protein MRGPVALIILDGWGLAPEGPGNAVALARTPNFDAIWSSWPRTTLDASGEAVGLAAGQMGNSNVGHLNLGAGRVVYQDLTRIDRAIAEGRLADNPALRRVLEAARGARLHIWGLVSDGGVHSHMRHLLALLDVVAREGVETYVHAVLDGRDTAPTEGRRFIAELEGACRERAGGAAGAGGEDAPGDRRTPRIATVMGRYYAMDRDKRWDRVQKAYDAMVHGRGRTAPSAEAAVAAAYEAGETDEFVQPTVIVSGDAPVATIRSGDVALCFNFRADRARQLTAAFVDPEFSAFPREFPLLAAYGAMTEYDETLADRLAVLFPRPVLTNVLGEVVSRAGFRQLRIAETEKYAHVTYFFNGGEERSFEGEDRILVPSPKVATYDLQPEMSAAEVASRAAAALQEVPYRLLVVNFANPDMVGHTGSIPAAIRAVEAADAGLGVVLEAVRARDGAALVLADHGNAEVMIDPETGGPWTAHTTNPVPCVLVAPGYESVRLRSGGNLGDAAPTLLELMGLEQPPEMTGRSLIMRSS; encoded by the coding sequence ATCCGCGGACCCGTCGCCCTCATCATCCTCGACGGCTGGGGGCTGGCGCCGGAAGGGCCCGGCAACGCCGTGGCGCTCGCGCGCACCCCCAATTTCGACGCCATCTGGTCGAGCTGGCCGCGCACCACGCTGGACGCCTCGGGGGAGGCGGTGGGCCTCGCGGCGGGGCAGATGGGCAACTCGAACGTCGGCCACCTGAACCTCGGCGCGGGGCGCGTCGTCTATCAGGACCTGACGCGCATCGACCGCGCCATTGCCGAGGGCCGGCTGGCGGACAATCCGGCGCTGCGCCGGGTGCTCGAGGCGGCGCGCGGCGCGCGCCTGCACATCTGGGGCCTCGTCTCGGACGGCGGCGTGCACAGCCACATGCGCCACCTCCTCGCGCTGTTGGACGTCGTCGCGCGGGAGGGCGTCGAGACGTACGTCCACGCCGTGCTCGACGGGCGCGACACGGCGCCCACGGAGGGCCGCCGGTTCATCGCGGAACTGGAGGGCGCGTGCCGCGAGCGGGCCGGCGGCGCGGCCGGGGCCGGGGGAGAGGACGCGCCCGGCGACCGGAGAACGCCGCGCATCGCCACGGTGATGGGCCGGTACTACGCCATGGACCGCGACAAGCGCTGGGACCGCGTGCAGAAAGCCTACGACGCCATGGTCCACGGCCGAGGGCGCACGGCGCCGTCGGCGGAGGCGGCCGTCGCGGCCGCCTACGAGGCGGGCGAGACGGACGAGTTCGTGCAGCCGACCGTCATCGTGTCGGGGGACGCGCCGGTCGCGACCATCCGCTCCGGTGACGTCGCGCTCTGCTTCAACTTCCGCGCCGACCGGGCGCGCCAGCTGACGGCGGCGTTCGTCGACCCCGAGTTTTCCGCCTTCCCGCGCGAGTTCCCGCTTCTCGCGGCGTACGGCGCGATGACGGAGTACGACGAGACCCTGGCGGACCGCCTCGCCGTCCTCTTTCCGCGTCCCGTGCTCACGAACGTGCTGGGCGAGGTCGTCAGCCGCGCCGGCTTCCGGCAGCTGCGCATCGCGGAGACGGAGAAGTACGCGCACGTCACGTACTTCTTCAACGGCGGCGAGGAGCGGTCGTTCGAGGGGGAGGACCGCATCCTCGTGCCATCCCCGAAGGTGGCGACGTACGACCTGCAGCCCGAGATGTCGGCGGCGGAGGTGGCGTCGCGCGCCGCGGCCGCGCTACAAGAAGTTCCGTACCGGCTGCTCGTCGTCAACTTCGCCAACCCGGACATGGTGGGGCACACGGGCAGCATCCCCGCCGCCATCCGCGCCGTCGAGGCGGCCGACGCCGGCCTGGGCGTCGTCCTCGAGGCGGTGCGCGCGCGGGACGGGGCGGCGCTGGTGCTGGCGGACCACGGCAACGCCGAGGTGATGATCGACCCGGAGACGGGCGGCCCGTGGACGGCGCACACGACGAACCCGGTGCCGTGCGTGCTCGTCGCGCCGGGCTACGAGTCGGTCCGTCTGAGGAGTGGCGGCAACCTCGGCGACGCCGCGCCGACGCTGCTGGAACTGATGGGACTGGAGCAGCCGCCGGAGATGACCGGTCGGTCGCTGATCATGCGGTCGAGCTGA
- a CDS encoding RNB domain-containing ribonuclease — translation MRDELLRFMREQAYRPLTFSELAEVFGVPEEERGLFRRMLEEMEAEGAVVRTRTARYGVPERMNLVVGTYQGHMKGFGFVLPNRPEEEDVYIPPEASGGAMHGDLVVARVESASEDGRRRQGEVIRVLKRAVTRVVGTLERHRGHGFVIPDDRRITQDIYVAKGDMAGAKDGEKVVVEITGWPSPRRGAEGRVVERLGKAGQAGVDVRSLMVQFDLPADFPDEVLKEAERIPETVRPEDLEGRWDLRGELVFTIDGEDAKDLDDAVSLEPIRGGWRLGVHIADVSYYVREGTALDREARERGTSVYLVDRVIPMLPPRLSNGICSLNPDVDRLTLSVFIDFDEDGRPQAHKIGTSVIRSRHRLTYTVVRAMIEGDR, via the coding sequence TTGCGTGACGAACTCTTGCGCTTCATGCGCGAACAGGCCTACCGCCCGCTCACGTTCAGCGAGCTGGCGGAGGTGTTCGGCGTTCCTGAAGAGGAGCGCGGCCTCTTCCGCCGCATGCTCGAAGAGATGGAAGCCGAAGGCGCCGTCGTGCGCACCCGCACCGCGCGCTACGGCGTGCCGGAGCGCATGAACCTCGTCGTCGGCACCTACCAGGGGCACATGAAAGGCTTCGGCTTCGTCCTGCCCAACCGCCCGGAAGAGGAAGACGTCTACATCCCGCCGGAAGCCAGCGGGGGCGCCATGCACGGCGACCTCGTCGTCGCGCGCGTGGAGTCCGCCAGCGAGGACGGCCGTCGCCGCCAGGGGGAGGTCATCCGCGTGCTCAAGCGCGCCGTCACGCGCGTCGTGGGCACGCTGGAACGCCACCGCGGGCACGGCTTCGTCATCCCGGACGACCGCCGCATCACCCAGGACATTTACGTCGCCAAGGGCGACATGGCCGGCGCCAAGGACGGCGAGAAGGTCGTCGTGGAGATCACCGGCTGGCCGTCGCCCCGCCGGGGCGCGGAAGGCCGCGTCGTGGAGCGCCTGGGCAAGGCCGGGCAGGCCGGCGTGGACGTCCGCAGCCTCATGGTCCAGTTCGACCTGCCCGCGGACTTTCCGGATGAGGTCCTCAAGGAAGCCGAACGCATTCCCGAGACCGTTCGCCCCGAGGACCTCGAGGGCCGCTGGGACCTGCGCGGGGAGCTCGTGTTCACCATCGACGGCGAGGACGCCAAGGACCTGGACGACGCCGTCTCGCTGGAGCCTATCCGCGGCGGTTGGCGGCTGGGCGTGCACATCGCGGACGTGAGCTACTACGTGCGCGAGGGGACCGCGCTGGACCGGGAGGCGCGGGAGCGCGGCACCAGCGTGTACCTGGTGGACCGCGTCATCCCGATGCTGCCGCCGCGCTTGTCCAACGGCATCTGCAGCCTCAATCCGGACGTCGACCGGCTCACGCTTTCCGTGTTCATCGACTTCGACGAGGACGGCCGGCCGCAGGCGCACAAGATCGGCACCAGCGTGATCCGCTCCCGCCATCGCCTGACGTACACGGTCGTGCGGGCGATGATCGAGGGCGACCGA
- the secG gene encoding preprotein translocase subunit SecG gives MYTVLVILLVIASLGIIASVLLQSGRSAGLSGAIAGASEQVFGKRRGLDQFLAKVTVAFGIVFAIVALAITVMEAR, from the coding sequence TTGTACACGGTTCTCGTGATCCTGCTCGTGATCGCATCGCTGGGCATCATCGCTTCCGTTCTTCTGCAGTCGGGACGCAGCGCCGGGTTGAGCGGCGCCATCGCCGGCGCGTCGGAGCAGGTGTTCGGCAAGCGCCGCGGTCTCGACCAATTCCTCGCGAAGGTCACGGTGGCGTTCGGCATCGTGTTCGCCATCGTGGCGCTCGCGATCACCGTCATGGAAGCCCGCTAG